ACGGCGGCGGACAGCCACGCGAGCGCCTTCACCGTGCGGCCCGAGGCGAACGAGCCCATCCACGCCCGATCGCCGGTGAACTGCACGAGCGGGACGACGGCGAACGGGAGCTGCAGGGACAGGATGACCTGCGAGAGGATCAGGAGCCTGTAGGTGCCCTGGTCGCCGTATACCGCGACGACGACGACGGCGGGGACGATGGCGACCGCGCGCGTGACGAGGCGCCGGAGCCACGGACGCATGCGGAACTGGAGGAACCCCTCCATGACGACCTGGCCCGCGAGCGTCCCCGTGATCGTGGAGCTCTGTCCCGCGCACAGGAGCGCGATCGCGAACGCGACGCTCGCGAGGCTCGTTCCGAGGAGCGGTGCCAGAAGGCCATGCGCCTGCTGGATCTCGGTCACCACGATCCCGTTCCGGTGGAAGGTCGCCGCCGAGAGGACGAGGATCGCTGCGTTGACGAAGAACGCCCCGTTGAGCGCGACCGCCGAGTCGATGAGATTGAAGCGCGTCGCGAGGCGCGCCCCGCTCGGCGTCCGCGGTACCTCTCGCGTCTGAACGAGCGCCGAGTGGAGGTAGAGGTTGTGCGGCATGACGGTCGCGCCGAGGATTCCGATCGCCACGTAGAGCGCTTCCTTCGAGCCGAGGCTCGGGAGGAAACCGTGGACGAGCGGCGTCCACTCGGGCTTCGCGAGGACGACCTCGAGCACGTAGCAGGCGCCGATCGTGAGGATCAACGTGAAGATGAGCCCTTCCATCTTCCGGATCCCCGCACGCTGGACGGCGAGGAGGATGAACACGTCGAGCGCGGTCACGATGACGCCGGTGGTCAGCGAGACACCGAAAAGAAGATTGAGTCCGATCGCCGTGCCGAGCACCTCCGCGAGATCGCACGCGGCGATCGCGACCTCGCAGAGGATCCACAGAGCGAGCGAGACCGGCCGGGGGTACGCGTCGCGGCACGCCTGGGCCAGGTCGCGTCCGGTCACGATCCCGAGCCGAGCCGAAAGGGTCTGAAGCAGCACCGCCATCAGGTTCGACATGAGGAGGACCCACAGCAGCCGGTAGCCGAAGCGGGAGCCGCCCTCGATGTCGGTCGCCCAGTTCCCCGGGTCCATGTAGCCGACGCTGATCATGTAGGCGGGACCGGCGAAGGCGAACAGGCGGCGCCAGAACGACGGGGCGCCCGGGATCGCCACGGAGCGGTGGACCTCGGGAAGGGAGCCGGCCGGTTGAGAGTCCATTTTTGAGTAATCAAAAATATGATCGTGATGGACCGAAAAATCAAGGCTGAACTATGCTTCGCCCGATGCCGACCAGTACCGTCGAGGATTACCTCAAGAGGATCTACCTCGAGGAGCAGGCGGCTCCGGCCGCCCGAATCCCCACGGGGCAGATCGCGCAAGCCCTCGGCGTGACCCCGGGGACCGCCACCGCCATGATCAAAACCCTCGCCGAGTCCGGGCTCGTGGATTACGAGGCCTACTCGGGGGTCCGGCTCATGGAGGCGGGGCGGCACCTGGCGGCGCATGTCGTGAGACGGCACCGCCTCGTCGAAGCGTTCCTCGTCGAGGTCATGGGCATGAACTGGAGCGAAGTCCACGCCGAGGCCGAGATCCTCGAGCATGCCGTCTCCGACCGCCTCATCGATCGCATCGACGAGATGCTCGGCCGACCCGCGTTCGACCCCCACGGCGACCCGATCCCGACCGCGGGAGGTGAGCTCGCGCCGCCCGGCGCGCACGAGAGCTTGATCGCCTGCCCGATCGACGCCGACCGCGTGGTCGCGCGCGTGACCGACCAGCGGACCGACTTCCTGCGTCTCGTCGAGGCCGAGGGGCTCATGCCGGGACGCCGCGTCTCCGTGAAGGCGAGGGACCCGCTCATGGATACCGTCGAGGTCTGGACCGAAGGCGGCCGCTCGGTACGCCTCGGGTTCCGGGCCGCCTCCCGTGTCCTCGTGCTCCCGTGGCCCAAGTCCGCATGAGGTGACCCATGAGCTCGTGGTGGTTTCCCCTCCTCGGCGTCGTCATCGGGCTCGCCGCCAGCTTCACTGGCCTCGGCGGCGGCTTCCTCGTCGTGCCGATGCTCGTCCTCCTCGGGTTCACGCCGCAGCGCGCCGTCGGAACGTCGTTCGCGGCGATCGTGCTCATCAGCGTCGCGTCGCTCTTCGGCCACGCTCGTCTGGGCGACGTCGACTGGCGCGCAGGGGCACTCATCGGACTCGGCGGGATCGCCGGCGCGCAGATCGGCCCGCGACTCCTCCAGCACGTTCCGCAGGCGACCTTTCAGAAGATCTTCGCTCTGATTCTGGTCGGGCTCGCGATCTGGATGTTCCGCCGCTGAAAAAAGAGGGGACAGCTTCCTAGTAACCGGGCGCCGCGCCCGGCAGCGCGCTCGTGACCGCCATGGCGATCGCGAGCGCGACGAGCGCCGCGGTCGTCGTCCAGGTCACGACGTCCTGCACCGGGCCGTTCACGAACTCGCCCATGAGGCTCCTCCGGCGGATGAGGAGCGCCATGAAGACGAGGACGACCGGCAGCAGGAGGCCGTTCAGGATCTGCGAGATCAGGATGATCGGGAGGAGCGGCACGCGCGGGATCAGGATCATCCCCGCGGAGGCGGCGATGATCCCCGTGTAGAGCCAGTAGAACTCGGGGGCTTCCTTGAAGCGCCGGTTGACACCGGCTTCGAGCCCCAGCCCTTCGCAGACCGAGTACGCCGTCGACAGCGGCAGGATGCACGCGGCGAACAGCGACGCGACCGCGAGGCCGAAGGCGAAGAGGAGCTTCGCCGCGGCGCCCGCGAGCGGGGCCAAGGCCTCCGCCGCCTCGGCTCCGGATGCGATCTGGAAGATCCCGGCCCGATGAAGAGTCGCCGCGCACGCGACCACGATGAAGAAGGCGACGACGACCGCGACGATCGATCCCAGGACGACGTCGAGCCGGACGCCCTTGTAGTCGGAGATCCTCGACTCCTTCTCGACGATCGACGACTGCAGATAGAACTGCATCCACGGCGCGATCGTGGTCCCGATGATGCCGACGACCATCGAGACGCCGCCCAGGTCCCACGGGATCGAAGGCGTGATCGTCCCGCGGATCGCCTCCGACCAGTCGGGCTTGGCGAGCACCGCGGAGATCGGGTAGGCGAAGTAGACGAGACAAGCGACGAGGAAGACCTTCTCGGCGGTCTTGTACGTGCCGAACACGATGAGGTACCAGATGAAGAACGCCCCGAGCGGAACGGCGACGTAGCGGCTGACGCCGACGACCTCGAGCGCGGAGGCCAGACCCGCGAAGTCGGCGGCGGCATTCCCGAGGTTCGTGAAGAGGACCGCCATCATGAGCAAGAACGTGATGCGGAGACCGAACTCCTCGCGGATGAGGTCGGCGAGGCCTTTCCCGGTGACGGTGCCCATGCGCGCGCACATCTCCTGCACGACGATGAGCGCGAGCGTCACCGGCAGGAGGATCCAGAGGAGCCGGTAACCGTAGCGGGCGCCGCAGAGCGAGTACGTGTAGATGCCGCCCGCGTCGTTGTCGACATTCGACGTGATCATCCCGGGCCCGAACACGGCGATGATTGCGGCCAGGCGCGCGCCCGCGCCCGTCAACGCCCTCCGGAGCACCCTCAGTCGCCCTTCACGAGCCGGGAGAGGACGTCTTCGATGTTGATGATGCCCTTGAGGTCATTGAACTCGTCGACGACCGCGAGCGCGCGCAGGTGGTACTTCTCGAAGCGCTCGACGACGTCCTTGAACGGCGCCGCCGTCGTGACCGCGCGCGTCTCTCGGCGCATGAACTCGGTCACCGGCCGGCCGCCCGGGGCGCGGACGAGGCGGACCAAGGGGACGATGCCGACGAGCTTTCCCGCGTCGTCCGAGAGCGGGATCTCGTCCATCTCGGGGATGATGTCGTCGTCGACCTTCTGCAGCATCGCGAGGGTCTCGCCGACCGTCCACCCGGCCTTCGCCTGGAAGAAGTCCGAGGTCATCAGGCCTCCCGCGGAGTCTTCCTTGAAGACGAGGAGGCCTCGCACCTCGTCCGCCTCCTCTTCCTCCATCGCGTCGAGGACGGCCTGGAGGCGCTCCTCGGGCAGGTCTCCCAGGATGTCCGCCGCCTCGTCGGGGGCCATCTCCTCGAGCACGTCGGCGGCCTGCTCGACGTGCATCGCCTCGACGACCGCAGCCTGCACCGACGGTTCCGCCTCCGAGAGCGCCTGCGCCGCGGTCTCCGGATCGAGCGCCGCCATGACCCGCTTCCGCTCGACGCGGTTCAGGTCTTCCAGGATGTCCGCCAGGTCCGCGGGATGCATCGTGGCGATCTGTTGGTGGACCTTGAGCCGGATGCGCGACGTGCCCGGCTCGACCATCGCGACGTAGTCCCAGGGAATCCCCTGCTGCGACAGGCCGTCCGCGAGCCTTCTCAGTAGGCGCGGCGAGACGAGGCCGGAGAGCAGGCGCCTCACGAGACCCGCGAGGCCAACCTCGACGCGCCGGAGGACGAGCGACTGGCCCGAGGGCTCGAGCTCGATGTCGTTGACCTTGACGACCTTCCGACCTTGCGTGTCGATGATCTGCCGGTCGAGCACGTCGCGCTTCAAGCAGAGCGTGTCGGCCTCCGGCCCGGGCCACGACTGGGCCGCCGCAGTCTCGACGAGCGCGACGCGGCGGTGCTCCGGAGAGAACGTCTCGACCGCGCTCCACGCCGCGGTGCGCACCGCCCCGCCTCCGCGGATCACGATGCGATCGACGATCCCGCGCTGCGAGTCGACACGCAGATCGTCCAGCTTGCCGAGACGCACGCCCTCGGCGTCGTGCACGGGGATGCCGAGCACCTCGGAGAGATGGACCATCGCGTGGGTGCGGCTCACGGCCGTGAAGGATGGCATCTTCGGATGCGGCCGTCGAGATGGCGGCGGCGCAATCCGTGAGAGCATCGGCGACGTGGCGACGTTCGATCTCGCCGTCGTCGGCGGCGGCATCACCGGTTGTGCCGCAGCCCGCGATGCCGCGGCGCGCGGCCTGACGACGGTGCTCCTCGAGCAGCACGATCTCGCTCAAGGAACGAGCAGCCGCTCCACGAAGCTTCTCCACGGCGGCCTGCGCTACCTCGAGCACGGCGACCTCCGCCTCGTGCGCCAGGCGCTCCGCGAGCGCGAGGTGACCGCGCGCTTGGCCCCGTCGCTCGCGACGCCCCTCAGGTTCGTCGTGCCGGTGTGGCCGGGGCGGCCGCCTTCGTTGACGAAGGTGCGCCTCGGCGTCGCGCTCTACGAGCTGCTCGCGCGCCGCTCGTCGCTGCCGCGCGGGGGCGCCGTCTCGGCCGCGGAGATCGCGAGGGTCGCACCCCAGCTCGCTCCGGGTCCGCGCGGCGGCGTCGCCTTCTTCGACCGGCAGACCGACGACGCGCGGCTCACCCTGGCCATCGCCGAGGACGCGCGGCGCCGCGGCGCCACGATCCGGACCCGTGTCGCTCTCACCGGCCTCTCGCGAGAGGGCGACGCACACGAGCTCGCTTGCCGCGACGAGGGCGGCACCGTCTTTCCGCTCCGGGCGCGGTCGGTGCTCAACGCTTCCGGGGCGTGGGCCGACGAGATCCGGTCGCTCGCCGGCCGGACGGCTCCCCTGCTCCGGACGAGCCGCGGAGCGCACCTCGTGCTGCGCGGGGTGAGCCTGAGCGCCGCCGTGCTCCTCGCGGGCGAGCGGCCGGGGCACCGCCTCTTCGCGATCCCGTGGCGCGGCGCGACCCTCTTCGGTACGACCGACATCGAGGACGACGGTGTTCCGGAACGCGAGCTGCCGGTCGCCGACGACCTGCGTCTGCTCTTCCGGGAGGCGCGCCGCCATTTCCCTTCCGCCGGTTTGACGCGCGCACACGTCCTCTCCGCGTTCACCGGCGTGAGGCCGCTCGTACGCGGCGGTGGGGAGACGCTGCGCGCGAGCCGGGAGCACGAGATCCACGACGAGGACGGGCTCGTCACGATCGTGGGAGGGAAGCTGACGACGTGGCGCGTGATGGCGATCGACGCGATCGATGCCGTCGTCCGCCGGCTGGGTCTCCGCACGCGGTCACCGCAGGAGCTTCTGACGACACCGTTGCCCGCCGGCGACGACACGTCGCTCGCCTTCGTGCGCCACGCCGAGGACGTCGTGTTCCGGCGCATCGGCGCCGGGCACGACCCGCACGAGGTGCGCCGCCTCCTCCCCGGCATCGTGGCGACTTTGAGCGAGCGGCTCGCCTGGTCCGCGGCCACGGCGGCCGCGGAGAGCGAGCGCGTGCTCGCGGCGCTCGGCGCCATGGAGCGCCGGCTCGACGACGCGCTCAGCCCGGAATGAGGGCCATGACCGCCGCGCGCAGCAAGGGCTGGACGACGTACGGCGAGACGCGCCACGCGATGATGAGACCCACGATGCTGATGCCGGGGATCTCACTGATCTTGACGTACGCGGCGCGGACCGGCGCCACCAGTCCGGCGAGCACCGAGATCCCGTCGAGCGGAGGCACCGGAAGCAGGTTGAACACCGCGAGGATCAGATTGAGCC
The Candidatus Polarisedimenticolaceae bacterium DNA segment above includes these coding regions:
- a CDS encoding Nramp family divalent metal transporter, encoding MDSQPAGSLPEVHRSVAIPGAPSFWRRLFAFAGPAYMISVGYMDPGNWATDIEGGSRFGYRLLWVLLMSNLMAVLLQTLSARLGIVTGRDLAQACRDAYPRPVSLALWILCEVAIAACDLAEVLGTAIGLNLLFGVSLTTGVIVTALDVFILLAVQRAGIRKMEGLIFTLILTIGACYVLEVVLAKPEWTPLVHGFLPSLGSKEALYVAIGILGATVMPHNLYLHSALVQTREVPRTPSGARLATRFNLIDSAVALNGAFFVNAAILVLSAATFHRNGIVVTEIQQAHGLLAPLLGTSLASVAFAIALLCAGQSSTITGTLAGQVVMEGFLQFRMRPWLRRLVTRAVAIVPAVVVVAVYGDQGTYRLLILSQVILSLQLPFAVVPLVQFTGDRAWMGSFASGRTVKALAWLSAAVIVGLNGWLVAGELGVTLTGATPWIVKALLVASVLGIVGLLAYVLVAPRARPRATLEEAVPWTSPVPDDHGYRRIAIALAADAGDPAVLTHGISLARSYGAQALIVHVAEGFGARYFGGAADNLETRDDRAYLNRLRDDAAKAGVRAEAVLLYGSPVEELVALVEREKIDLLVMGAHGHGPLGDILFGSTVTPVRHRVSIPVLVVRADKV
- a CDS encoding metal-dependent transcriptional regulator, with translation MPTSTVEDYLKRIYLEEQAAPAARIPTGQIAQALGVTPGTATAMIKTLAESGLVDYEAYSGVRLMEAGRHLAAHVVRRHRLVEAFLVEVMGMNWSEVHAEAEILEHAVSDRLIDRIDEMLGRPAFDPHGDPIPTAGGELAPPGAHESLIACPIDADRVVARVTDQRTDFLRLVEAEGLMPGRRVSVKARDPLMDTVEVWTEGGRSVRLGFRAASRVLVLPWPKSA
- a CDS encoding sulfite exporter TauE/SafE family protein — encoded protein: MSSWWFPLLGVVIGLAASFTGLGGGFLVVPMLVLLGFTPQRAVGTSFAAIVLISVASLFGHARLGDVDWRAGALIGLGGIAGAQIGPRLLQHVPQATFQKIFALILVGLAIWMFRR
- a CDS encoding Nramp family divalent metal transporter; this encodes MLRRALTGAGARLAAIIAVFGPGMITSNVDNDAGGIYTYSLCGARYGYRLLWILLPVTLALIVVQEMCARMGTVTGKGLADLIREEFGLRITFLLMMAVLFTNLGNAAADFAGLASALEVVGVSRYVAVPLGAFFIWYLIVFGTYKTAEKVFLVACLVYFAYPISAVLAKPDWSEAIRGTITPSIPWDLGGVSMVVGIIGTTIAPWMQFYLQSSIVEKESRISDYKGVRLDVVLGSIVAVVVAFFIVVACAATLHRAGIFQIASGAEAAEALAPLAGAAAKLLFAFGLAVASLFAACILPLSTAYSVCEGLGLEAGVNRRFKEAPEFYWLYTGIIAASAGMILIPRVPLLPIILISQILNGLLLPVVLVFMALLIRRRSLMGEFVNGPVQDVVTWTTTAALVALAIAMAVTSALPGAAPGY
- a CDS encoding CBS domain-containing protein, which gives rise to MSRTHAMVHLSEVLGIPVHDAEGVRLGKLDDLRVDSQRGIVDRIVIRGGGAVRTAAWSAVETFSPEHRRVALVETAAAQSWPGPEADTLCLKRDVLDRQIIDTQGRKVVKVNDIELEPSGQSLVLRRVEVGLAGLVRRLLSGLVSPRLLRRLADGLSQQGIPWDYVAMVEPGTSRIRLKVHQQIATMHPADLADILEDLNRVERKRVMAALDPETAAQALSEAEPSVQAAVVEAMHVEQAADVLEEMAPDEAADILGDLPEERLQAVLDAMEEEEADEVRGLLVFKEDSAGGLMTSDFFQAKAGWTVGETLAMLQKVDDDIIPEMDEIPLSDDAGKLVGIVPLVRLVRAPGGRPVTEFMRRETRAVTTAAPFKDVVERFEKYHLRALAVVDEFNDLKGIINIEDVLSRLVKGD
- a CDS encoding glycerol-3-phosphate dehydrogenase/oxidase, producing MRLTAVKDGIFGCGRRDGGGAIRESIGDVATFDLAVVGGGITGCAAARDAAARGLTTVLLEQHDLAQGTSSRSTKLLHGGLRYLEHGDLRLVRQALREREVTARLAPSLATPLRFVVPVWPGRPPSLTKVRLGVALYELLARRSSLPRGGAVSAAEIARVAPQLAPGPRGGVAFFDRQTDDARLTLAIAEDARRRGATIRTRVALTGLSREGDAHELACRDEGGTVFPLRARSVLNASGAWADEIRSLAGRTAPLLRTSRGAHLVLRGVSLSAAVLLAGERPGHRLFAIPWRGATLFGTTDIEDDGVPERELPVADDLRLLFREARRHFPSAGLTRAHVLSAFTGVRPLVRGGGETLRASREHEIHDEDGLVTIVGGKLTTWRVMAIDAIDAVVRRLGLRTRSPQELLTTPLPAGDDTSLAFVRHAEDVVFRRIGAGHDPHEVRRLLPGIVATLSERLAWSAATAAAESERVLAALGAMERRLDDALSPE